In one window of Pseudomonas benzenivorans DNA:
- the speD gene encoding adenosylmethionine decarboxylase — MKSKLRLHGFNNLTKTLSFNIYDICYAETAEDQQAYVQYIDEEYDAERLTQILTDVVDIIGANILNIARQDYDPQGASVTILISEQPVEPTESQIEESPGPLPETILAHLDKSHITVHTYPEIHPVEGIATFRVDIDVSTCGLISPLKALNYLIHQFDSDIVTVDYRVRGFTRDVDGKKHFIDHEINSIQNYLSDDTQAAYQMTDVNVYQENLFHTKMLLKDFDLDNYLFGDATRNLTPEQRLQVEERLRHEMLEIFYARNMPH; from the coding sequence ATGAAAAGCAAACTCAGGCTCCACGGGTTCAACAACCTGACGAAGACCTTGAGCTTCAACATCTATGACATCTGCTACGCGGAAACCGCGGAAGATCAGCAGGCCTACGTGCAGTACATCGACGAAGAGTACGATGCCGAGCGCCTGACCCAGATTCTCACCGATGTTGTCGACATTATCGGCGCCAATATCCTCAACATCGCCCGCCAGGACTACGATCCCCAAGGCGCCAGCGTGACCATCCTGATTTCCGAGCAACCGGTGGAGCCGACGGAGAGTCAGATCGAGGAGTCGCCCGGCCCGCTGCCCGAGACCATCCTCGCGCATCTGGACAAGAGCCACATCACCGTACACACCTACCCGGAGATCCACCCGGTCGAGGGCATCGCCACCTTCCGCGTGGACATCGATGTGTCCACCTGCGGCCTGATCTCGCCGCTCAAGGCATTGAACTACCTGATCCATCAGTTCGACTCGGACATCGTCACGGTCGACTACCGGGTGCGCGGCTTCACCCGCGACGTGGACGGCAAGAAGCACTTCATCGATCACGAGATCAACTCGATCCAGAACTACCTCTCCGACGACACTCAGGCGGCGTACCAGATGACCGACGTCAACGTGTACCAGGAGAACCTGTTCCACACCAAGATGCTGCTCAAGGACTTCGACCTGGACAACTACCTGTTCGGCGACGCCACCCGCAACCTGACGCCGGAACAGCGCCTGCAGGTCGAAGAGCGTCTGCGCCACGAGATGCTGGAGATCTTCTACGCACGCAACATGCCGCACTGA
- a CDS encoding aminodeoxychorismate/anthranilate synthase component II, which translates to MLLMIDNYDSFTYNVVQYLGELGADVHVIRNDELSVAEIEALQPERIVVSPGPCTPTEAGVSLAVIEHFAGKLPILGVCLGHQSIGQAFGGQVVRARQVMHGKTSPVFHEHLGVFAGLNMPLTVTRYHSLVVRHDSLPDCLEVTAWTQLEDGSLDEIMGLRHRTLNIEGVQFHPESILTEQGHELFANFLKQQGGVRQ; encoded by the coding sequence ATGCTGCTGATGATCGACAACTACGACTCCTTTACCTACAACGTGGTGCAGTACCTCGGCGAGCTGGGGGCGGATGTGCACGTCATCCGCAACGACGAGCTGAGCGTCGCCGAGATCGAGGCGCTGCAGCCCGAGCGCATCGTGGTCTCCCCGGGCCCCTGCACGCCGACCGAGGCCGGCGTGTCCCTGGCGGTGATCGAGCATTTCGCCGGCAAGCTGCCGATCCTCGGCGTCTGCCTGGGCCATCAGAGCATCGGCCAGGCCTTCGGCGGCCAGGTGGTGCGCGCGCGTCAGGTGATGCACGGCAAGACCAGCCCGGTGTTCCACGAGCACCTGGGGGTGTTCGCCGGCCTCAACATGCCGCTGACGGTGACCCGCTATCATTCCCTGGTGGTCAGGCACGACAGCCTGCCGGACTGCCTGGAGGTCACCGCCTGGACCCAGCTGGAGGACGGCTCGCTCGACGAGATCATGGGCCTGCGCCACAGGACGTTGAACATCGAGGGCGTGCAGTTCCACCCCGAATCCATCCTCACCGAGCAGGGCCATGAGCTCTTCGCCAACTTCCTCAAGCAACAAGGAGGCGTGCGCCAATGA
- the trpC gene encoding indole-3-glycerol phosphate synthase TrpC, with the protein MSIPTVLEKILARKVEEVAARRAVVGLAELEREARGADAPRGFARALLEQAKRKQPAVIAEIKKASPSKGVLREHFVPAEIARSYQAGGATCLSVLTDVDFFQGADRYLQEARGACALPVIRKDFMIDPYQIVEARALGADCVLLIVSALADAQMAELAATAKAFELDVLVEVHDGDELERALKTLDTPLVGINNRNLHSFEVSLETTLDLLPRIPRDRLVVTESGILNRADVELMAINEVHAFLVGEAFMRAESPGAELERLFFPERKRVIAQADVD; encoded by the coding sequence GTGAGCATCCCAACGGTTCTGGAGAAGATTCTGGCGCGCAAGGTCGAGGAAGTCGCCGCGCGCCGCGCCGTGGTCGGCCTCGCCGAGCTCGAGCGCGAAGCCCGCGGCGCCGATGCCCCCCGCGGCTTCGCCCGGGCACTGCTGGAGCAGGCCAAACGCAAGCAACCGGCGGTGATCGCCGAGATCAAGAAGGCCTCGCCGAGCAAGGGCGTGCTGCGCGAGCACTTCGTGCCGGCCGAGATCGCCCGGAGCTACCAGGCCGGCGGCGCCACCTGCCTGTCGGTGCTGACCGACGTGGACTTCTTCCAGGGCGCCGACCGCTACCTGCAGGAGGCCCGCGGCGCCTGCGCCCTGCCGGTGATCCGCAAGGACTTCATGATCGACCCCTACCAGATAGTCGAGGCCCGGGCCCTGGGCGCCGACTGCGTGCTGCTGATCGTCTCGGCGCTGGCTGACGCACAGATGGCCGAGCTGGCGGCGACCGCCAAGGCCTTCGAGCTCGACGTGCTGGTCGAGGTGCACGACGGCGACGAGTTGGAGCGCGCGCTGAAGACCCTGGATACGCCATTGGTGGGGATCAACAACCGCAACCTGCACAGCTTCGAGGTCAGCCTGGAAACCACCCTCGACCTGCTGCCGCGGATTCCCCGCGACCGCCTGGTGGTGACCGAGAGCGGCATCCTCAACCGCGCCGACGTCGAACTGATGGCGATCAACGAGGTGCATGCCTTCCTGGTCGGCGAGGCGTTCATGCGTGCGGAAAGTCCCGGCGCCGAGCTGGAGCGGCTGTTCTTCCCCGAGCGCAAACGGGTGATTGCCCAGGCGGACGTGGACTGA
- the trpD gene encoding anthranilate phosphoribosyltransferase — MNIKEALNRVVGQLDLSTEEMQDVMREIMTGQCSDAQIGAFLMGLRMKSESIDEIVGAVSVMRELASHVQLASLEHVVDVVGTGGDGANIFNVSTAASFVVAAAGGKVAKHGNRAVSGKSGSADLLEAAGIYLNLKPEQVARCIDSVGVGFMFAQVHHAAMKHAAGPRRELGLRTIFNMLGPLTNPAGVRHQVVGVFSQALCRPLAEVLKRLGSRHILVVHSRDGLDEFSLAAPTHVAELKDGEINEYQVQPEDLGLKSQSLIGLAVEGPQASLALIRDALSKRATEAGQKAADMIVLNAGAALYAADLAGSLKEGVSLAHDALHTGLAWEKLQELVSFTAVFKQENEG; from the coding sequence ATGAACATCAAGGAAGCCCTCAACCGGGTGGTCGGCCAGCTCGACCTGTCCACCGAGGAAATGCAGGACGTGATGCGCGAGATCATGACCGGCCAGTGCAGCGACGCACAGATCGGCGCCTTCCTCATGGGCCTGCGCATGAAGAGCGAGAGCATCGACGAGATAGTCGGCGCCGTCTCGGTGATGCGCGAGCTGGCCAGCCATGTACAGCTGGCCAGCCTGGAGCACGTGGTCGACGTGGTCGGCACCGGCGGCGACGGGGCGAACATCTTCAACGTCTCGACGGCCGCCAGCTTCGTGGTCGCCGCCGCCGGCGGCAAGGTGGCCAAGCACGGCAACCGCGCGGTGTCCGGCAAGAGCGGCAGCGCCGACCTGCTGGAGGCCGCCGGCATCTACCTCAACCTCAAGCCCGAGCAGGTGGCGCGCTGCATCGACAGCGTCGGCGTCGGCTTTATGTTCGCCCAGGTGCATCACGCGGCGATGAAGCACGCCGCCGGGCCGCGCCGCGAGCTGGGCCTGCGCACCATCTTCAACATGCTCGGCCCGCTGACCAATCCGGCCGGCGTCCGCCACCAGGTGGTCGGCGTGTTCAGCCAGGCCCTCTGTCGGCCCCTGGCCGAGGTGCTCAAGCGCCTGGGCAGCCGGCATATCCTGGTGGTGCACTCGCGCGATGGCCTGGACGAGTTCAGCCTGGCCGCGCCGACCCATGTCGCCGAGCTGAAGGACGGCGAGATCAACGAGTACCAGGTGCAGCCCGAGGACCTCGGGCTCAAGAGTCAGAGCCTGATCGGCCTGGCGGTGGAGGGGCCGCAGGCCTCGCTGGCGCTGATCCGCGACGCCCTGAGCAAGCGCGCCACCGAGGCCGGGCAGAAGGCCGCCGACATGATCGTGCTCAATGCCGGCGCGGCGCTCTATGCGGCGGACCTGGCCGGCAGCCTGAAAGAGGGCGTGAGCCTGGCCCACGACGCCCTGCATACCGGCCTGGCCTGGGAAAAGCTGCAGGAACTGGTGTCCTTCACCGCGGTGTTCAAACAGGAGAATGAAGGGTGA
- the trpE gene encoding anthranilate synthase component I has protein sequence MTREEFLRLAAAGYNRIPLACETLVDFDTPLSIYLKLADQANTYLLESVQGGEKWGRYSIIGLPARTVLRVHGQDVRISVDGVETEHQVCADPLAFVEEFQGRYKVPTLAGLPRFNGGLVGYFGYDSVRYVEAKLAGGVNPDPLGTPDILLMVSDAVVVFDNLAGKMHAIVLADPQQEAAYEQAQAQLQAILHKLRQPIVPRLGVDLNAPPGAEPAFRSSYSREDYERAVGAIKDYILAGDCMQVVISQRMSIPFQAAPIDLYRALRCINPTPYMYFFNFGDFHVVGSSPEVLVRVEDNLVTVRPIAGTRPRGASDEADRALEDDLLSDAKELAEHLMLIDLGRNDVGRVSSTGSVKLTEKMVIERYSNVMHIVSNVTGQLKDGMSAMDALRAILPAGTLSGAPKIRAMEIIDELEPVKRGVYGGAVGYLAWNGNMDTAIAIRTAVIKDGELHVQAGAGIVADSVPALEWEETLNKRRAMFRAVALAEQTTE, from the coding sequence ATGACCCGCGAAGAATTCCTGCGTTTGGCCGCTGCCGGCTATAACCGCATTCCGCTTGCCTGCGAAACCCTGGTCGACTTCGACACGCCGCTGTCGATCTACCTGAAACTGGCCGACCAGGCCAACACCTACCTGCTCGAGTCGGTGCAGGGCGGCGAGAAGTGGGGGCGCTACTCGATCATCGGCCTGCCGGCGCGCACCGTGCTGCGCGTGCATGGCCAGGACGTGCGCATCAGTGTCGACGGGGTGGAAACCGAGCACCAGGTCTGCGCCGACCCGCTGGCCTTCGTCGAAGAGTTCCAGGGGCGCTACAAGGTGCCGACCCTGGCGGGCCTGCCACGGTTCAACGGCGGCCTGGTGGGCTACTTCGGTTACGACAGCGTGCGCTACGTCGAGGCCAAGCTGGCCGGCGGCGTCAACCCCGACCCCCTGGGCACGCCGGACATCCTGCTGATGGTCTCCGACGCCGTGGTGGTGTTCGACAACCTGGCGGGCAAGATGCACGCCATCGTCCTCGCCGACCCGCAGCAGGAGGCGGCCTACGAGCAGGCCCAGGCCCAGCTGCAGGCCATCCTGCACAAGCTGCGCCAGCCGATAGTTCCGCGCCTGGGGGTCGATCTCAACGCCCCGCCCGGCGCCGAGCCGGCCTTCCGCTCCAGCTACAGCCGCGAGGACTACGAGCGGGCGGTCGGTGCGATCAAGGACTACATCCTGGCCGGCGACTGCATGCAGGTGGTGATCTCCCAGCGCATGTCGATCCCCTTCCAGGCCGCGCCGATCGACCTGTACCGGGCGCTGCGCTGCATCAACCCGACGCCCTACATGTACTTCTTCAACTTCGGCGACTTCCATGTGGTCGGCAGCTCGCCGGAGGTGCTGGTGCGGGTCGAGGACAACCTGGTGACGGTGCGGCCGATCGCCGGCACCCGCCCGCGGGGGGCCAGCGACGAGGCCGACCGGGCCCTGGAAGACGACCTGCTGTCCGACGCCAAGGAGCTGGCCGAGCACCTGATGCTGATCGACCTGGGGCGCAACGACGTCGGTCGCGTCTCCAGCACCGGCAGCGTCAAGCTCACCGAGAAGATGGTGATCGAGCGCTATTCCAACGTGATGCACATCGTCTCCAACGTCACCGGTCAGCTGAAGGACGGCATGAGCGCCATGGACGCGCTGCGCGCCATCCTGCCGGCCGGCACCCTGTCCGGGGCGCCGAAGATTCGCGCCATGGAAATCATCGACGAGCTGGAGCCGGTCAAGCGCGGCGTCTATGGCGGCGCGGTGGGCTACCTGGCGTGGAACGGCAACATGGACACCGCCATCGCCATCCGCACCGCGGTGATCAAGGACGGCGAGCTGCACGTGCAGGCCGGCGCCGGCATCGTCGCCGACTCGGTGCCGGCGCTGGAGTGGGAGGAGACGCTGAACAAGCGCCGTGCCATGTTCCGCGCCGTCGCCCTCGCCGAACAGACAACCGAATAA
- a CDS encoding phosphoglycolate phosphatase, producing MSLLRELFAGQLPELVMFDLDGTLVDSVPDLAAAVDQALLGLGRAPAGLARVRDWVGNGARVLVRRALAGGLQHERVGEAEAEQALELFMAAYAESHGLTRVYPGVTQTLDWLRAQDIPLAIVTNKPERFVAPLLDEKGLGSYFRWIVGGDTLPQQKPDPAALRHVLRLARVDADRALFVGDSRNDVLAARAAEVPCVALSYGYNHGRPIAEEEPLRVLDDLRQLLSPPEAVPAAR from the coding sequence GTGAGCCTCCTGCGCGAGCTGTTCGCCGGGCAGCTGCCGGAGCTGGTGATGTTCGACCTGGACGGCACCCTGGTGGACTCGGTGCCGGACCTGGCCGCCGCGGTGGACCAGGCCCTGCTCGGTCTGGGGCGCGCGCCGGCCGGCCTGGCGCGGGTGCGCGACTGGGTCGGCAATGGCGCCCGGGTGCTGGTGCGCCGCGCCCTGGCCGGCGGCCTGCAGCACGAGCGGGTAGGCGAGGCGGAGGCCGAGCAGGCGCTGGAGCTGTTCATGGCCGCCTATGCCGAGAGTCACGGGCTGACCCGGGTCTACCCCGGTGTGACGCAGACCCTCGACTGGCTGCGCGCGCAGGACATCCCTCTGGCAATCGTCACCAACAAGCCGGAGCGCTTCGTCGCGCCGCTGCTGGATGAGAAGGGCCTGGGGAGTTACTTCCGCTGGATAGTCGGCGGCGACACCCTGCCCCAGCAGAAGCCCGACCCGGCGGCGCTGCGGCATGTGCTGCGCCTGGCGCGGGTCGACGCGGACCGCGCCCTGTTCGTCGGCGACTCACGCAACGACGTGCTGGCGGCCAGGGCCGCCGAGGTGCCCTGCGTGGCGCTGAGCTACGGCTACAACCATGGCCGGCCGATCGCCGAGGAAGAGCCGCTGCGGGTGCTGGACGATCTGCGCCAGCTGCTGTCGCCTCCTGAGGCGGTTCCCGCAGCCCGGTGA
- the coq7 gene encoding 2-polyprenyl-3-methyl-6-methoxy-1,4-benzoquinone monooxygenase — MTNDRHYSPVDRLLLQADMALRTLLPFSGQPSRPSPAIVQNETELDAEQARHIAGLMRINHTGEVCAQALYQGQALTAKLPEVRAAMEHAADEEIDHLAWCEQRIRQLGSQPSVLNPLFYGLSFGVGAVAGLISDRVSLGFVAATEDQVVKHLDEHLQQLPPADEKSRAILEQMREDEAQHATSALEAGGLRFPAPVKLGMTLLSKVMTKSTYRI, encoded by the coding sequence ATGACCAACGATCGTCACTACTCGCCCGTCGACCGCCTGCTGCTGCAGGCCGACATGGCCCTGCGCACCCTGCTGCCCTTCAGCGGCCAGCCCAGTCGGCCGTCGCCGGCCATCGTGCAGAACGAGACCGAGCTGGATGCCGAGCAGGCCCGGCATATCGCCGGTCTGATGCGCATCAACCACACCGGCGAAGTCTGCGCCCAGGCGCTGTACCAGGGCCAGGCGCTGACCGCCAAGCTGCCGGAGGTGCGCGCCGCCATGGAGCATGCCGCCGACGAGGAAATCGACCACCTGGCCTGGTGCGAACAGCGCATCCGCCAGCTCGGCAGCCAGCCCAGCGTGCTCAACCCGCTGTTCTACGGCCTGTCCTTCGGCGTCGGCGCGGTCGCCGGGCTGATCAGCGACCGGGTCAGCCTGGGCTTCGTCGCCGCCACCGAGGACCAGGTGGTCAAGCATCTGGACGAGCACCTGCAACAGCTGCCGCCCGCCGACGAGAAGTCCCGGGCGATACTCGAGCAAATGCGCGAGGACGAGGCCCAGCACGCCACCAGCGCGCTGGAGGCCGGCGGCCTGCGCTTCCCCGCGCCGGTGAAGCTGGGCATGACCCTGCTGTCCAAGGTGATGACCAAGAGTACCTACCGCATCTAG
- a CDS encoding histidine triad nucleotide-binding protein, with the protein MDCLFCKIVAGEIPARKLYEDDQLFAFHDIGPQAPVHFLVIPKQHIRTLKDLEEADKPLLGHLVFTAQRLAREQGCEEGFRLVMNCEAQAGQSVFHIHMHVLGQRPMHWPPG; encoded by the coding sequence ATGGACTGTCTGTTCTGCAAGATCGTCGCCGGGGAGATACCCGCGCGCAAGCTCTATGAAGACGACCAGCTGTTCGCCTTTCACGATATCGGCCCCCAGGCGCCGGTACACTTCCTGGTGATCCCGAAGCAGCACATCCGCACCCTCAAGGACCTCGAGGAGGCGGACAAGCCCCTGCTCGGCCACCTGGTTTTCACCGCCCAGCGCCTGGCCCGCGAGCAGGGCTGTGAGGAAGGCTTCCGCCTGGTGATGAACTGCGAGGCCCAGGCCGGCCAGAGCGTGTTCCACATCCATATGCACGTGCTCGGCCAACGGCCGATGCACTGGCCGCCAGGCTGA
- the crp gene encoding cAMP-activated global transcriptional regulator CRP: MVAITLTPKIKNLDKLLAHCHRRRYTAKSTIIYAGDRCETLFFIVKGSVTILIEDDDGREMIIAYLNAGDFFGEMGLFEKDGAEKERSAWVRAKTECEVAELSYAKFRELTQQDPDILYALGSQMAERLRATTRKVGDLAFLDVTGRVARTLLDLCKQPDAMTHPDGMQIKITRQEIGRIVGCSREMVGRVLKSLEEQGLVHVKGKTMVVFGTR, from the coding sequence ATGGTCGCAATTACCCTCACACCTAAAATCAAGAATCTCGACAAGCTCCTCGCACACTGCCACCGCCGCCGCTACACGGCGAAAAGCACCATCATCTACGCGGGTGACCGCTGCGAAACCCTGTTCTTCATCGTCAAGGGCTCGGTCACCATCCTGATCGAAGACGACGACGGCCGCGAGATGATCATCGCCTACCTCAATGCCGGGGACTTCTTCGGCGAAATGGGCCTGTTCGAAAAGGACGGCGCCGAGAAGGAGCGCAGCGCCTGGGTACGGGCGAAAACCGAGTGCGAGGTGGCGGAGCTCAGCTACGCCAAGTTCCGCGAACTGACCCAACAGGACCCGGACATCCTCTACGCCCTCGGCAGCCAGATGGCCGAGCGCCTACGCGCCACCACGCGCAAGGTGGGCGACCTGGCCTTCCTCGATGTCACCGGCCGCGTCGCCCGCACCCTGCTCGACCTGTGCAAGCAGCCGGACGCCATGACCCACCCCGACGGCATGCAGATCAAGATCACCCGCCAGGAAATCGGCCGTATCGTCGGCTGCTCGCGGGAGATGGTCGGCCGCGTGCTCAAGTCCCTGGAGGAACAGGGCCTGGTGCACGTCAAGGGCAAGACCATGGTGGTATTCGGCACGCGCTGA
- a CDS encoding OsmC family protein, with the protein MKARIQWAGEALFLGESGSGHALVMDGPPESGGRNLGVRPMEMLLLGLGGCSNFDVVSILKKSRQAVESCEAFVEAERATEEPKVFTKIHLRFVVKGRGLKEAQVKRAVELSAEKYCSASIMLGRAGVEISHAYEIVELG; encoded by the coding sequence ATGAAAGCGCGCATTCAGTGGGCCGGCGAAGCCCTGTTCCTCGGCGAGTCGGGCAGCGGCCATGCGCTGGTGATGGATGGCCCGCCGGAGAGCGGTGGACGCAACCTGGGGGTGCGCCCGATGGAGATGCTCCTGCTCGGCCTGGGCGGTTGCAGCAATTTCGACGTGGTCAGCATCCTGAAGAAATCCCGGCAGGCGGTGGAGAGCTGCGAGGCCTTCGTCGAGGCCGAGCGCGCGACCGAGGAGCCCAAGGTGTTCACCAAGATCCATCTGCGTTTCGTGGTCAAGGGCCGCGGCTTGAAGGAGGCCCAGGTCAAGCGCGCGGTCGAGTTGTCGGCGGAAAAGTACTGCTCGGCCTCGATCATGCTCGGCCGTGCCGGCGTCGAGATCAGCCATGCCTATGAAATCGTCGAGTTGGGCTGA